The genomic window GGCAGCCAAGTTCACAAGGCCACTAATACCGTGGGCCAAGGAGCAGCCAGGTCTACAGGACCACTAACATCGTGAGCCAGGGGCAGCTAGGTCCACAAGACCActgtcaatggaaataagtcactgacttttttgggttatctcagGTGATTTACGcatatgttaaactatgtatgatgttgaacttatgtgtacctgtgtctaaataaacttacttaacaccTCGTGTGAAACCTGCAGCAGCAAGTTCCACTTCCAGCATAAACAACAAATCCATATTGTTGGTTCACTAAATTTGATCCTCCCTTTAACATCATTGTATCCTCATCCTTATTTCAGCGTATTCAGTCGCCCTATTCCCCACCGTATTCCAGTCAGCCCTTTGGTCAGTCTAACACTAGCGCTAATTTACTGTTTCTAACATTTTCCCGGTGGAAACACCTGATGAGGGCGATCACAAATATTTAGATCAttggataactaaagtgtaatttacacttgtcagtgctcaataataacccacatggagacagtaacacataagattaattgaagaggatcccagatgGGGATCGAAATACACTGACCAATTaatcatctgtttctgtctccaggtgggttattattgagtatATAGATCAATACATATGAAAGAACGACCCTATttgaaataagttactttgactttttttttgttatcttcagtaatttatactatgtatgataattatacttatgtgtacctgtgcctgaaGAAACTTACTAAACTCACCTAGGAATGATGGGTCTGCAATAACTGGAGCAGTGAGACAAAACTCTGGATTCAACTATAAATATATCAAATGATGATAAATGAGGTCGCGAGTGGTGTAATATGTAAGTAGCTGAGGTAGATGGGTGAGAGTGTAGCTCAGAGAATAACGTGTGAGGTTGTCATGAAGTATAAGGTGCCTTGTAAATGAGTTTCAAGGTCATGCAGATAACCAGCTCCCTGGGATAACGGTGTTGTTCTGCTGCTACAccttctgtctgtctctgctgcTATGTGCAACCTGCTCTCCCAAGGACATCCTCGGTGCTTGCAGGAATTAGGCGTCGCTGGCAGTTTTTTGCCAGGTCGAAGTTGGTACATATAGGTGGCGTGGACCGTCCAGAGTAGCAGTTGGGATTCTTCAAAACTCGTGGCATCATGCAGCTCTTAGTGAGTACAGTGCCTCCTAATGTGGCGGAAAGACTCTGCACTAGAACCATCGACGGTTGTCTTGCCAGAAATGCATTTATAGAGCAGAGTTCTACTTGCAGGATAACATAAAACGACAAAAAAACGAACTTTAAGTTCGTCTGTTTCTTCAATAAACAGGTTCTCGGGGACTTACCCCAAAAAAATCGGCATTCTGTCCTTGTTTTATGCGCTGTTACTATTGAGTTGGTCAACTGGTCTGCTCCAGCTCTGTCTTGCCTTGATATGGCCTTCACTGAGGCCGGTGTGAGTCCAGGTCTGTGTGGTGTGGGTGCAAGTCTGTGGAGTGTGCCTGTAACGTGGGTGTGGAAATATATGTTGTGCTAGTGTGGGGATATATTGTGTGGGTATGGGTTGCATGACTGTGTGTGGATGGAGAGGTGTAGTGTAGGTGTGGGGATCtggtgtgattgtggtggtgtattGAGTGTAGCGCAAGAAGTATGTGAGTGAGAGAGAACACTAAGTGTTCCTAAAATTTACCGTCTTATTCGTGAACTTACTCTCTGTACAAGTACATGAAACACAGTGTTAAGTCTTGATTACAGCATTAAACTGTAACTACGATACAATAACTTTTCATTCAGTATTGCTGAGGCCAACACCTAAGTTTGAATTTATACTTTGAAAAGCTAAACTCGACGTGGTTCATAGCCGGCGATGTAAGGTTGTGTTTAAACAGTATTATTTACTCCTCGTTTTGTATGTTCCTGCAGGTGCTGATGGCGTTGTGTGCAGGTGTCTTGGGCACCTCGGAGATATCTGCTGATTCAgccgttgctgctcctgctgcagcCAACTCAGCTGCTGCTTCTCCTTCTGCCACTGCTGAAGAAACACCTACTGAACTCATCAAGGAAGATGCCAAGCGAGACAAGAGGCAGTGGTTCATCGGGGGTCCCTACATAGACCCTTATGAGAATGAGTATTATGATGAGTCTTATGCTGATTCTTTTCCCATTCCTGATGGAGAAACTGTCATTTATGCAGAGCCTGTTCCCGTACCAGTAGCTGTTGCAGTACCTGAACCTGTCGCAGTACCCGAACCTGTAGTCAGCGGCTCCCAAATTAGTCCCGAGTTCAGGACCCGCGAGCAAGGTTTCAATCAAGTGAACCAGTTTGACAGAGGCGACGATGGGGGTGTGTCATTCGCAGAGCTGGCCAATTACCAGCAGAGACGAGAGCAGGAActgcagctgcaacaacagccacagcagcaggGACTACCCAGCATGGTAAACACTGACAGCAACTTCAACCCTGCCAACAACTTCCAGTTCAGCAGGGGCGAAGGTGCCCCTGCCACCCATGCCACGCCACAGTTCCGCACCAGAAGTCCCATCTACGGAGTAAGGTTCAATGGTTACGTGTCACCTTACAACTACCACCGGAGGCACTTTAATTATGGCTATAATCCTTACTCCTACCCATATCCCTATTCATATTAAAGATCTTGACTGCCCTTGGCTATCACATCCTGAAGGACTTAAAGGAACTTTCCCACATACCCTCAGGGTAAACTAGTTGTTTACACTGAGGATACCTGTGTAAACTAGCAGACCTGTGTGCTTTTGTGCTTGTCACTACCAAGcgaagtgttggtgtagtgttatcGTCAGGAAATACCATACTTGTATCACTGAAGACTCTTTGGTGCACTCACCGTTGTCTTGTTCTAAGTTGATGAGGCTCaccttaacaataataataataataaactttctGTAAACTGTACTTGATATACTTTATGGTTTTAATGTTGCATAATACAAAACGACCCACATTACTATATTAAGAGAAATGAGAAATAAATGAGGCGTTTCATGAGTGATATGTACGACTTTTCCGTGCCTCACCTAGCTCAAGAGTTAGAGGTACGAATTTTCCGAGCCTCACCTCgctcatgagtgagaggtacgactcttccgtgcctcacctcgctcatgagtgagaggtacgactcttccgtgcctcaaATCGCTCATGattgagaggtacgactcttctGTGCCTCACCTCgctcatgagtgagaggtacgactcttccaTGCCTCACCTCGCTCATGAGTGAGAGGTATTACTTCCGTGCCTCACCTAgctcatgagtgagaggtacgactcttccgtgcctcacctagCTTCATGAGTGATAGATACGACTCTCCCGTGCCTCACCTAgctcatgagtgagaggtacACCTTTCCCGTGCCTCACCTAGCTCATGAGTGATAGGTACGACTCTTCAGTGCCAAACCTCGCCCATGAGTGACAAGTACGACTCTTCTGTGCCTCACCTAGCTTCATGAGATAGAagtacgactcttccgtgccttACCTTGCGTCAAGAGTGATAAGTACGACTCTTCCATGCCTCATCTCGCTCATGAGcgagaggtacgactcttccgtgcctcacctagctttatgagtgagaggtacgactcttccgtgctTCACCTAGCTACATGAGTAATAGGTACGACGATTCCGTGCCTCACCTTGCTCATGaatgagaggtacgactcttcggtgcctcacctagcttcatgagtgagaggtacgactcttccgtgcctcacctcgctcatgagtgagaggtattacttccgtgcctcacctagctcatgagtgagaggtacgactcttcctTGCCTCACCTCGCGAAatagtgagaggtacgactcttccgtgcctcacctCGCTCATGAGTGAGAGGAACGACTTTGCATGCCTCACCTCGCTCAtaagtgagaggtacgactcttccaTGCCTCACCTCGCTCATGAGTGAcaggtacgactcttccgtgcctcacctagctcatgagtgagaggtacgactcttccaTGCCTCACCTCgctcatgagtgagaggtacgactcttccgtgcctcacttagctcatgagtgagaggtacgactcttccgttCCTCACCTAGCTCATGAGTGAGAAGTACGACTCTTACGTGCCTCGCCTAGCTCAagagtgagaggtacgactctttcgtgcctcacctagctcattagtgagaggtacgactcttccgtgcctcacctcgctcatgagtgagaggtacgactctccCATGCCTCACCTCGCTCATGAGTGAGAAGTGCGACTCTTCCATGCCTCACCTTgctcatgagtgagaggtacgacttTTCCGTGTCTCACCTAGCTCATGAGTGAAAGGTACGACTCATCTGTGCCTCACCTCgctcatgagtgagaggtacgGCTTTTCCGTGCCTCACCTTGCGTCATGAGTGATAAGTACGACCCTTCCGTGCCTCACCTGTCTCATGaatgagaggtacgactcttccgtgcctcacctagctttacgagtgagaggtacgactcttccgtgcctgATCTCGATCATGaatgagaggtacgactcttccgtgccaCACCTAGCTTCATGAGTGATAGGTACGACTCTTCCGTACCTCACCTCGCTCATGAGTGAGAGttacgactcttccgtgcctcacctCGCTCATGAGTGAtaggtacgactcttccgtgcctcatctcgctcatgagtgagaggtacgactcttccgtgcctcaaCTCGCTCAtcagtgagaggtacgactcttccgtgcctcacctCGCTCATCAGTGAGAtgtacgactcttccgtgcctcaaCTCGCTCAtcagtgagaggtacgactcatCCGTGCCTCGACTCGCTCATGAGTGAaaggtacgactcttccgtgcctcacctagCTTCATAAGTGAAAGGGACGACTCTTCAATGCCTCAACTCgctcatgagtgagaggtacgactcttccgttCCTCAACTAGATCATGAGTGAGAagtacgactcttccgtgcctcacctCGCTCACGAGTGAtaggtacgactcttccgtgcctcaaCTCGCTCATGaatgagaggtacgactcttccgtgcctcacctagCTTCATAAGTGAAATGTACAACTCTTCCATGCCTCACCTCgctcatgagtgagaggtacgactcttccgtgcctcacctagctcatgagtgagaggtacgactcttccgtgcctcacctagctcatgagtgagaggtacgactcttccgtgcctcacctagctcatgagtgagaggtacgactcttccgtgcctcacctagctcatgagtgagaggtacgaTTCTTCCATGCCAGAAATCGCTaatgagtgagaggtacgactcttccgtgcctcacttagctcatgagtgagaggtacgactcttccgttCCTCACCTAGCTCATGAGTGAGAAGTACGACTCTTACGTGCCTCACCTATgtcatgagtgagaggtacgactctttcGTGCCTCACCTCGCTCATGAGTGTAAGGTACGACTCTCCCATGTCTCACGTAGGTCATGAGTtagaggtacgactcttccgtgcctcacctCGCTAATGATTGAGAGGTACGACACTTAGACGCCTCAACTCGCTCATTAGTTAGAGGTACGACTCTTCCATGCTTCACCTAGCTCATGAGTGAGAGGTGCGACTCATTCGTGATTCACCTAgctcatgagtgagaggtacgactcttccgtcCCTCACCTCGCTCATGAGTGAGATGTACGACTCTTCCATACCTCACCTCgctcatgagtgagaggtacgacGCTTCCATGCCTCCCCTCgctcatgagtgagaggtacgactcttacGTGCCTCACCTAGCTCATGAGTGAGAGCTACGACTCTTCCATGCCCCAATTCgctcatgagtgagaggtacgactcttccgtgcccAACCTCgctcatgagtgagaggtacgacttTTCCGTGCCTCACCTTgctcatgagtgagaggtacgacttTTCCCTGCCTCACCTTGCTCATGCGTGAGgggtacgactcttccgtgcctctCCTAGCTCATGACTTAGAGGTACGACTCTTCCATGCCTCACCTCGCTCATGAGTTAGAGGTACGACTCTTCCATGCCTCACCTCGCTCATGAGTTAtaggtacgactcttccgtgcctcaaCTCTCTCATGATTGAGATGTACGACTCTTCCATGCCTCACCTCgctcatgagtgagaggtacgactcttccaTGCCTCACCTAgctcatgagtgagaggtacgactcttccgtgcctgACCTAGCTGATGAGTCACAGttacgactcttccgtgcctcacctagCTCATGAGcgagaggtacgactcttccaTGCCTCACCTTGCTCATGactgagaggtacgactcttccgtgcctcacctagcttcatgagtgagaggtacgactcttccaTGCCTCACTTCgctcatgagtgagaggtacgactcttccgtgcctcacctagctcatgagtgagaggtacgacttTTCCGTGCCTTACCTTgctcatgagtgagaggtacgactcttccgtgcaTCACCTAGCACATGAGTGAAAGGTACGACTCATCTGTGCCTCTCCTCgctcatgagtgagaggtacgacCTTTCCGTGAGACACCTTGCGTCATGAGTGATAagtacgactcttccgtgcctcacctccttcatgagtgagaggtacgactcttccgtgcctcacctagcctcatgagtgagaggtacgactcttccgtgcctcacctagCTTCTTGAGTAATAGGTACGAATCTTCCGTGCCTCACCTCGCTCATGAATGAGATGTACGACTCTTCAGTCCCTCACGTAGcttcatgagtgagaggtacgactcttccgtgcctcacctCGCTCATGAGTGAGAGTTACGACTCTTCCGTGCATCACCTAGCTCACGAGTAGtaggtacgactcttccgtgcctcacctcgctcatgagtgagaggtactactcttccgtgcctcacctagctcatcagtgagaggtacgactcttctGAGCCTCACCTCGCTCAggagtgagaggtacgactcttccgtgcctcacctctctcatgagtgagaggtacgactcttccgtgcctcacctagCTCATGAGTGAGAagtacgactcttccgtgcctcacctagCTCACGAGTAGtaggtacgactcttccgtgcctcaactcgctcatgagtgagaggtacgactcctGCGAGCCTCACCTAGCTTCTTAAGTGAaaggtacgactcttccgtgcctcaaCTAGCTCAtaagtgagaggtacgactcttccgtgcctcacctagCTCATGAATGAGAAGTACGACTCTTCCGTGCTTCACGTAgctcatgagtgagaggtacgactcttccgtgcctcacctcgctcatgagtgagaggtacgacCGTTCCGTGCCTCACCTATctcatgagtgagaggtacgactcttccgtgcctcacctagctcatgagtgagaggtacgactcttccaTGCCTCACCTCgctcatgagtgagaggtacgactcttccgtgcctcacctCGCTCATGAGTGAGAGGAACGACTTTCCATGCCTCACCTCGCTCAtaagtgagaggtacgactcttccaTGCCTCACCTCgctcatgagtgagaggtacgactcttccgtgcctcacctcgctcatgagtgagaggtacgacGCTTCCATGCCTCACCTCgctcatgagtgagaggtacgactcttccgttCCTCACCTAGCTCATGAGTGAGAAGTACGACTCTTACGTGCCTCACCTAGCTCAagagtgagaggtacgactcttccgtgcctcacctagcttcgtgagtgagaggtacgactcttccgtgcctcacctCGCTCATGAGTGAGAGATACGATtcttccgtgcctcacctagctcatgagtgagaggtacgactcttccgtgcctcacctagctcatgagtgagaggtacgactcttccgtgcctcacctCGCTCAtaagtgagaggtacgactctccCATGCCTCACCTCGCTCATGAGTGAGAGATACGATtcttccgtgcctcacctagctcatgagtgagaggtacgactcttccgtgcctcacctagctcatgagtgagaggtacgactcttccgtgcctcacctCGCTCATGAGTGAGAGGAACGACTTTCCATGCCTCACCTGGCTCAtaagtgagaggtacgactcttccaTGCCTCACCTCgctcatgagtgagaggtacgactcttccgtgcctcacctagctcatgagtgagaggtacgactcttccaTGCCTCAGATCGCTCATGAGTGAGAGGcacgactcttccgtgcctcacttagctcatgagtgagaggtacgactcttccgttCCTCACCTAGCTCATGAGTGAGAagtacgactcttccgtgcctcacctagCTCAAGAGTGAGAGGCATGACTCTTCCGTGGCTCACCTAGcttcatgagtgagaggtacgactcttccgtgcctcaTCTAGCTTtatgagtgagaggtacgactcttccgtgcctcacctagcgtcatgagtgagaggtacgactcttccgtgcctcacctagcttcatgagtgagatgtacgactcttccgtgcctcacctagcttcatgagtgagaggtacgactcttccgtgcctcacctcgctcatgagtgagaggtacgactcttccgtgcctcacctagcttcatgagtgagaggtacgactcttccgttCCTCACCTAGCTCATGAGTGAGAagtacgactcttccgtgcctcacctagcttcatgagtgagaggtacgactcttccgttCCTCACCTAGCTCATGAGTGAGAagtacgactcttccgtgcctcacctagCTCAAGAGTGAGAGGTAtgactcttccgtgcctcacctagcttcatgactgagaggtacgactcttccgtgcctcacctagcttcatgactaagaggtacgactcttccgtgcctcacctagcttcatgagtgagaggtacgactcttccatgcctcacctagcttcatgagtgagaggtacgactcttccgtgcctcacTTAGCTTCATGactgagaggtacgactcttccgtgcctcacctagcttcatgactgagaggtacgactcttccgtgcctcacctagcttcatgactgagaggtacgactcttccgtgcctcacctagcttcatgagtgagaggtacgactcttccgtgcctcacctagcttcatgagtgagaggtacgactcttccgtgcctcacctagcttcatgagtgagaggtacgactcttccgtgcctcacgtagcttcatgagtgagaggtacgactcttccgtgcctcacctagcttcatgagtgagaggtacgactcttccgttCCTCACCTAGCTCATGAGTGAGAagtacgactcttccgtgcctcacctagCTCAAGAGTGAGAGGTAtgactcttccgtgcctcacctagcttcatgagtgagaggtacgactcttccgtgcctcacctagcttcatgactgagaggtacgactcttccgtgcctcacctagcttcatgagtgagaggtacgactcttccgtgcctcacctagcttcaagagtgagaggtacgactcttccgtgcctcacATAGCTTCATGACTGAGAGGTGcgactcttccgtgcctcacctagcttcatgagtgagaggtacgactcttccgtgcctcacctagcttcatgagtgagaggtacgactcttccgtgcctcacctagcttcatgagtgagaggtacgactcttccgtgcctcacctagcttcatgagtgagaggtacgactcttccgtgcctcacctagcttcatgagtgagaggtacgactcttccgtgcctcacctagcttcatgagtgagaggtacgactcttccgtgcctcacctagcttcatgagtgagaggtacgactcttccgtgcctcacctagcttcatgagtgagaggtacgactcttccgtgcctcacctagcttcatgagtgagaggtacgactcttccgtgcctcacctagcttcatgagtgagaggtacgactcttccgtgcctcacctagcttcatgagtgagaggtacgactcttccgtgcctcacctagcttcatgactgagaggtacgactcttccgtgcctcacctagctttatgagtgagaggtacgactcttccgtgcctcacctagcttcatgagtgagaggtacgactcttccgtgcctcacctagcttcatgagtgagagttacgactcttccgtgcctcacctagcttcatgagtgagaggcacgactcttccgtgcctcacctagcttcatgagtgagaggtacgactcttccgtgcctcacctagcttcatgagtgagagttacgactcttccgtgcctcacctagcttcatgagtgagaggtacgactcttccgtgcctcaccttgcttcatgagtgagaggtacgactcttccgtgcctcacctagcttcatgaatgagaggtacgactcttccgtgcctcacctagCTTCATTAGTGAGAGttacgactcttccgtgcctcacctagcttcatgagtgagagttacgactcttccgtgcctcacctCGCTAATGATTGAGAGGTACGACACTTAGACGCCTCAACTCGCTCATTAGTTAGAGGTACGACTCTTCCATGCTTCACCTAGCTCATGAGTGAGAGGTGCGACTCATTCGTGCCTCACCTAgctcatgagtgagaggtacgactcttccgtcCCTCACCTCGCTCATGAGTGAGATGTACGACTCTTCCAAACCTCACCTCgctcatgagtgagaggtacgacGCTTCCATGCCTCCCCTCgctcatgagtgagaggtacgactcttacGTGCCTCACCTAGCTCATGAGTGAGAGCTACGACTCTTCCATGCCCCACTTTgctcatgagtgagaggtacgactcttccgtgcccAACCTCgctcatgagtgagaggtacgacttTTCCGTGCCTCACCTTgctcatgagtgagaggtacgacttTTCCCTGCCTCACCTTGCTCATGCGTGAGgggtacgactcttccgtgcctctCCTAGCTCATGACTTAGAGGTACGACTCTTCCATGCCTCACCTCGCTCATGAGTTAGAGGTACGACTCTTCCATGCCTCACCTCGCTCATGAGTTAtaggtacgactcttccgtgcctcaaCTCTCTCATGattgagaggtacgactcttccaTGCCTCACCTCgctcatgagtgagaggtacgactcttccaTGCCTCACCTAgctcatgagtgagaggtacgactcttccgtgcctgACCTAGCTGATGAGTCACAGttacgactcttccgtgcctcacctagCTCATGAGcgagaggtacgactcttccaTGCCTCACCTTGCTCATGactgagaggtacgactcttccgtgcctcacctagcttcatgagtgagaggtacgactcttccaTGCCTCACTTCgctcatgagtgagaggtacgactcttccgtgcctcacctagctcatgagtgagaggtacgacttTTCCGTGCCTTACCTTGCTCATGaatgagaggtacgactcttccgtgcaTCACCTAGCACATGAGTGAAAGGTACGACTCATCTGTGCCTCTCCTCgctcatgagtgagaggtacgacCTTTCCGTGAGACACCTTGCGTCATGAGTGATAagtacgactcttccgtgcctcacctagctcatgagtgagaggtacgactcttccaTGCCTCACCTCgctcatgagtgagaggtacgactcttccgtgcctcacttagctcatgagtgagaggtacgactcttccgttCCTCACCTAGCTCATGAGTGAGAAGTACGACTCTTACGTGCCTCGCCTAGCTCAagagtgagaggtacgactctttcgtgcctcacctagctcattagtgagaggtacgactcttccgtgcctcacctcgctcatgagtgagaggtacgactctccCATGCCTCACCTCGCTCATGAGTGAGAAGTGCGACTCTTCCATGCCTCACCTTgctcatgagtgagaggtacgacttTTCCGTGTCTCACCTAGCTCATGAGTGAAAGGTACGACTCATCTGTGCCTCACCTCgctcatgagtgagaggtacgGCTTTTCCGTGCCTCACCTTGCGTCATGAGTGATAAGTACGACCCTTCCGTGCCTCACCTGTCTCATGaatgagaggtacgactcttccgtgcctcacctagctttacgagtgagaggtacgactcttccgtgcctgATCTCGATCATGaatgagaggtacgactcttccgtgccaCACCTAGCTTCATGAGTGATAGGTACGACTCTTCCGTACCTCACCTCGCTCATGAGTGAGAGttacgactcttccgtgcctcacctCGCTCATGAGTGAtaggtacgactcttccgtgcctcatctcgctcatgagtgagaggtacgactcttccgtgcctcaaCTCGCTCAtcagtgagaggtacgactcttccgtgcctcacctCGCTCATCAGTGAGAtgtacgactcttccgtgcctcaaCTCGCTCAtcagtgagaggtacgactcatCCGTGCCTCGACTCGCTCATGAGTGAaag from Cherax quadricarinatus isolate ZL_2023a chromosome 13, ASM3850222v1, whole genome shotgun sequence includes these protein-coding regions:
- the LOC138852666 gene encoding uncharacterized protein, producing MQLLVLMALCAGVLGTSEISADSAVAAPAAANSAAASPSATAEETPTELIKEDAKRDKRQWFIGGPYIDPYENEYYDESYADSFPIPDGETVIYAEPVPVPVAVAVPEPVAVPEPVVSGSQISPEFRTREQGFNQVNQFDRGDDGGVSFAELANYQQRREQELQLQQQPQQQGLPSMVNTDSNFNPANNFQFSRGEGAPATHATPQFRTRSPIYGVRFNGYVSPYNYHRRHFNYGYNPYSYPYPYSY